The Candidatus Neomarinimicrobiota bacterium genome includes the window CCACGGTTTCAGCAATTAATGCTGATGACAATGGGTATGAGATATCTATCAGTCGTACCGACTTGGGACTTCTCGATGCAGCTGGTGTAAGGTTATTAGTCTTAAACGAGGAAACTGCAACCTGGGGCAACGATGCGTTTCCAAATGATATCGGCAGTACTACGATGGATTATTTCTTTAGTTATGATATCACAATTGATGGTGATATGACAGATTGGTTCCCCCACATGCAGATGGATGCCCCACCTCATGGCCTTGAAGAGACAGGTGACATTGATTATCCATCAATGGATATTAAAGATGTCTACATGACCTATAACGATGAATTTGTCTTTATCAGAGTTGATATCAATGAAGATGGAATATTTGGTGATCTTGAAAGTGTTAGTGGCAAACCACAAATCTTTTTAGATACAGATGCCAGTGCGGCAACTGGACTAACTTGGGATTGGTGGGCTACTGGTGTGGATTACTGGATTGAATGGCCACTAACTAGTCAGGATACAATTATTAATATCGTTGGTGCTGGCTCTGTAACAGAATGGGTCGAGATTGAATGTGCTACTGTTTCAGGGATTAATGCTGATGATAATGCTTATGAGCTCTCTATTGAAAGAGACGCTATTGGTGAAATCGGAACGTTCTACGAAAGTCTTCGTTTGCTCGTATTGAATGAAGAAACAGTGAATTGGAGCAATGATGCTTTTCCAAATGACATTGGTGGAGAAACAGCTACCTTTGCTTATGGTTCAGGTGGAACAGCTCGGGTAGAACCAGTAGCTATTGATGAAGAACTTATTTCTATCCCAAGTGAATTTGCCATCGTTGGTAACTATCCCAACCCTTTTAACCCAAGTACTACAATCAGATTCACCCTTGGTGATGCTTCTGCAGTTAGTTTGGATGTTTATAACATGCTTGGCCAAAAAGTGGCCTCCGTTTATAGTGGCATGGGTCATTCTGGTGCGAATGAGATAACCTGGAATGGTATGAATGATTTTAATCAATCAGTAGATTCTGGTGTATATCTTTATCGTATTTCAACTCCTGCCGGTGTAGTTTCCGGTAAGATGATTATGCTCAAATAAGTTAGAGAGTTGTGTTTTTCCGGGGAGCCCTCTGAGGGCTCCCCAACTTCTATCCTGGGTTTCACCGAAGAGTGATTCTTTCTAATAGGAATTCTATGACCACTTCACCCATTGTTCGAGTAAAATCACCTGGACGGATATGTCTTTTTGGGGAACACCAGGACTATCTTGGATTGCCTGTTATTGCCACGGCAATAAACCGTTATATAAAAATTCAGGGTCAGCTAAATACCGATCCATTCATGACTATCAATACGCCTGACATTAATACAGTGCGTAAAATTAACCTGGAAGAACAATTTAAGGTCTTAGAATCCCGGGATTACATCGCTTCCACAATCCGGGTACTGCGCCGTGAAGGCATAAAATTTCACACTGGCTGTCAGCTCACCTATTCAGGAAATATTCCCTACAAGGCAGGTGCTTCAAGCTCTAGTGCAATTATAGTGGGTTTGCTAAAAACTTTGCTAAAATTATACAGCCCAAATGATCATTATGATTCTCATGCAATAGCTCATTTGGCATATCAGGCTGAAGTACTGGAACATGGGGAACCTGGTGGTATGATGGATCACTATTCTATTTCTCTGGGCAATGTTATCCATATCGATACAGCTACTTATGAGGTTCAACAGTTGGGGGATTCTCTTGAAGGATTAATCATCAGTAACTCATTAATCCCGAAAGAAATTCTGGAAGTTCATGGGCGGATTCGACCATCGATTGAACGGGCAATATCAATTCTCAGGCAGAATGATCCCGAATTCAAGCTCGCTCAAGTACAAGTTGAAGAAATTGATGAGTATTGTGAATATTTACCAGAATCGCTAATCCCAATATTTTATGCAACAATAACCAATCATGAATTTACACGCCAAGCGCTTAAACATTTTAAACAGGAATCTGTTGACCTCAAGCAAATCGGAATTTTGATGAATCTGCACCATAAACATCTGCGCGACTATTTACAGATCACTGTTCCAAAGATCAATCTCATGATTAACCGGGCGATGGACATGGGAGCACTGGGAGCTAAAATTAATGGCTCAGGTGGGGGGGGGACAATTGCAATTTTGGCACCAGGCCGTGTAAAGGAAGTCTGTGCAGCCCTGGAAAAGGTCGGTGCAATGAGTTATCCTGTAAAAGTTGACAAAGGGGCACGATATGAGTAACCAGGGTCTGAATCGGGATAGTTCTAAAAGAAACGATGAAAAATTAAGTCGTCGGGACTTCCTGCGTATAGGCGGTGCTGTAGGTGTTGGTACAGTGCTGGCAGGTGTAGCCCTGAATAGTTGCGCAAAAGAGATTGTTACTAGCCCAGGTGCTGCAAAAGTAGACCCGATTGAAACGGTTCGCTTAGGAATTGTTGGTGTCGGTAATCAAGGGTCAGGTCACTTTAAATATTTCTTACGGATTCCAGGTGTTGAGATTGTCGCTGTGTGTGATATTATTGAAGATAAAGTGAAGCGCATGCAGGATTGGGCAATTGAAGCCGGTAAGCCGAAACCAACAGGCTACTTTAATGGTGAGAATGATTTCAAACGTATGTGTGCCGAAGAAGAACTCGATCTGGTCTTTACAGCTACCCCCTGGAAATGGCATACTCCCATCCTTCTCGAAGCTATGCGGAACGGTAGCCATGCCGCTTCGGAAGTACCGGTAGCTGTCACTATTGATGAATGTTGGGCCTTGGTGGAAGCATCAGAGAAGTATAACAAACACTGCGTTATGATGGAAAATGTCTGTTATATGGAACCTGAGATGATGATATATAATATGGTAAAGCAGGGGGTCTTTGGTGAAGTGCTGCATGGTGAGGGTGCCTATAATCATGACCTGAGAAATTATCTCATCGGAACAGAATATGAAGGGGATTGGCGGATAAAGCATTCCATTAATCGTGATGGAAATCTCTATCCAACGCATGGCTTAGGTCCTATTGCACAGTGTATGGACATTAGTCGTGGTGATCGTTTTGATTATCTGGTTTCCATGAGTACAACAGCTCATGGACTGCAGGAATACGCTACGAAGCACCTAGGCACGGATCACAAATATGCAAAAGCAGATTACAAATGTGGTGATGTGAATACCACCATGATCAAGACGATAAAGGGGAAGACTATCTATCTGGTACATGATACACATCTACCACGACCCTATAGTCGTATAAATATGATTCAAGGAACAAAGGGTATCACCCAGGGCTTTGGTGATCTTACACATGCCAACCTGATCCACATTGAGGGCATGACTGCTTCTCACAGCTGGGAACCACTGATGACTCATGTAGAGAAATATAAACATCCACTGATTACTCAGATGGAGGAAATGGCTGATGGTGCAACCCATGGTGGCGCAGATTTCATTGAGGACTACCGTCTGATCCATTGCTTGCGAAATGGACTTCCTACCGATATGGATGTCTATGAGGCTGTTGATTGGACTGTTGTATCTGGGTTGACGGAACTCTCTGTTGCCAATGGGTCAAAACCTGTCAAATTTCCTGATTTCACCAGAGGTAAGTGGAAAACCAGAGCACCACTTGGGATTATTAAGAACTAAATTTATTTTATTGCCGAATTTATTTATTCTGGCAGTACTCATATTTATTAGATGCAGTAGTGATCCTGAAGCAGCCCTGAGTTGGCAGGATTCAACTGTGGCAAATCTCCGCTTTGATATTCAGCTCTCTCCAGATATTTACCGATTGAGTAATTTTGGTGAACCACCCCAAATGGCCCTTTGGCTGGAAAATGAGAATGCCAGTGAGATTCGGACCCTTTGGGTTTCAAATCGCCTTGCCAGGGGAATCTGGGTGGGCAAGGTGGTTTGCCCCACGGCTCTGCCTTATTGGATATCGCGCCGGGAGTTGGAAACGGGTGGGGAAATCCCTTCCTTTTTAAAACCGCTGCCAGATGGGATTACCGGGGCAACCCCCAAAGACAAACTTTCAATTTATACTCAAGTACCCCCAGGCTCAAACTGGCGCTATTTTCTCGAACTCAATGTATCCGGAGACTATAATGAAAGCTTCACAGCCAGCCAGCCTAATGGAGAGCCTGATCCAGATGGGAATGGTCAACCCTCACTGGTATACTCTGGTAGATTAAAAGCTGAAACTGGATGGGTTGACTCTACAGTTTTGATTGGACGGACTGAACAAGCTGTAGTTCCATCCATGCTCAACCATGACTTAGTTTCAATTACCAGTGCAAGCCAGGTCTTACGCAAACTAGAAGTGACATATTTATCTACGGATGTTCCTTCTCTGTCGCCAGACAGATAATTCCTCTGAGGAGTAGTTTATAGTGTTCTCCAAATCATATTCATTAAGTAAAGTCACC containing:
- a CDS encoding Gfo/Idh/MocA family oxidoreductase; the encoded protein is MSNQGLNRDSSKRNDEKLSRRDFLRIGGAVGVGTVLAGVALNSCAKEIVTSPGAAKVDPIETVRLGIVGVGNQGSGHFKYFLRIPGVEIVAVCDIIEDKVKRMQDWAIEAGKPKPTGYFNGENDFKRMCAEEELDLVFTATPWKWHTPILLEAMRNGSHAASEVPVAVTIDECWALVEASEKYNKHCVMMENVCYMEPEMMIYNMVKQGVFGEVLHGEGAYNHDLRNYLIGTEYEGDWRIKHSINRDGNLYPTHGLGPIAQCMDISRGDRFDYLVSMSTTAHGLQEYATKHLGTDHKYAKADYKCGDVNTTMIKTIKGKTIYLVHDTHLPRPYSRINMIQGTKGITQGFGDLTHANLIHIEGMTASHSWEPLMTHVEKYKHPLITQMEEMADGATHGGADFIEDYRLIHCLRNGLPTDMDVYEAVDWTVVSGLTELSVANGSKPVKFPDFTRGKWKTRAPLGIIKN
- a CDS encoding T9SS type A sorting domain-containing protein, with the protein product MRKMLQNTLVGLSILLFAVYGMAATITIDGDMSDWTADMQVDVAPGDVEETGDQAIVEIDIKDVYMTNDADFLYIRVDINEDGMFGDLESVSGKPQIFLDTDMSAATGLTWDWWATGVDYWIEWPLTSQDTIVNIQGSGSVTEWVNVECATVSAINADDNGYEISISRTDLGLLDAAGVRLLVLNEETATWGNDAFPNDIGSTTMDYFFSYDITIDGDMTDWFPHMQMDAPPHGLEETGDIDYPSMDIKDVYMTYNDEFVFIRVDINEDGIFGDLESVSGKPQIFLDTDASAATGLTWDWWATGVDYWIEWPLTSQDTIINIVGAGSVTEWVEIECATVSGINADDNAYELSIERDAIGEIGTFYESLRLLVLNEETVNWSNDAFPNDIGGETATFAYGSGGTARVEPVAIDEELISIPSEFAIVGNYPNPFNPSTTIRFTLGDASAVSLDVYNMLGQKVASVYSGMGHSGANEITWNGMNDFNQSVDSGVYLYRISTPAGVVSGKMIMLK
- a CDS encoding galactokinase family protein, which translates into the protein MTTSPIVRVKSPGRICLFGEHQDYLGLPVIATAINRYIKIQGQLNTDPFMTINTPDINTVRKINLEEQFKVLESRDYIASTIRVLRREGIKFHTGCQLTYSGNIPYKAGASSSSAIIVGLLKTLLKLYSPNDHYDSHAIAHLAYQAEVLEHGEPGGMMDHYSISLGNVIHIDTATYEVQQLGDSLEGLIISNSLIPKEILEVHGRIRPSIERAISILRQNDPEFKLAQVQVEEIDEYCEYLPESLIPIFYATITNHEFTRQALKHFKQESVDLKQIGILMNLHHKHLRDYLQITVPKINLMINRAMDMGALGAKINGSGGGGTIAILAPGRVKEVCAALEKVGAMSYPVKVDKGARYE